A window of the Nitrospirota bacterium genome harbors these coding sequences:
- a CDS encoding LuxR C-terminal-related transcriptional regulator: MPQHLSHGEKSVILDIIDKGLACKSEEDFKTRLLFPVRELVGTEIALSIWNNPSNNSAEGVINLDFPEEYVQIYRHHFFEDPVFSIWLSNQKPFIFSKKYCGNTKRPLKTHLNCIAINFDFKTGRGIFHGLIERGLQFGSYFTFSRPNERLGKRHAYIMELLMPHLHQALVRVLRRNEKPFYGNNGVPLTKRELEILRWTKEGKTGWKISVIMNISENTVRFHIKNILKKLDAVNKTHAVAKAIEYRWIDL, from the coding sequence ATGCCGCAACATCTTTCACATGGAGAAAAATCCGTTATTCTTGATATTATTGATAAGGGACTTGCCTGTAAATCCGAGGAGGATTTTAAGACCCGTCTCCTGTTCCCTGTTCGGGAATTGGTTGGTACGGAGATTGCATTATCTATATGGAATAATCCTTCCAATAATAGTGCCGAAGGGGTGATAAACCTGGATTTCCCGGAGGAGTATGTGCAAATCTACCGCCATCATTTTTTCGAGGATCCGGTCTTCAGTATATGGCTCTCAAACCAGAAACCTTTTATTTTTTCGAAAAAATACTGTGGCAATACAAAAAGACCGTTAAAGACTCACCTTAATTGCATTGCAATAAATTTTGATTTTAAGACCGGGAGAGGAATTTTTCATGGCCTGATAGAAAGAGGCCTTCAATTTGGAAGTTATTTCACTTTTAGCCGGCCAAATGAACGATTGGGTAAAAGACATGCCTACATTATGGAACTATTAATGCCTCACCTGCATCAGGCATTGGTCAGGGTTTTAAGAAGGAACGAAAAGCCTTTTTATGGAAATAATGGTGTCCCTCTTACGAAAAGAGAGTTAGAGATACTGAGATGGACAAAGGAAGGGAAGACCGGATGGAAAATCTCTGTTATAATGAACATAAGTGAAAACACGGTGAGATTCCATATCAAAAATATCCTTAAGAAGCTGGATGCCGTTAACAAGACACATGCTGTTGCAAAGGCGATAGAATATAGATGGATCGACCTCTGA
- the pdxA gene encoding 4-hydroxythreonine-4-phosphate dehydrogenase PdxA gives MEKKKIAITMGDAAGIGPEVAVKAALSEDIQKICHPCLIGDREVLDEAARISGVCLDPEKTEVIQPQPVESFLRGGPSPESGKASYIYIKYAAEGCLRGDFHAMVTAPVSKEALRMAGLPWPGHTEMLAELTSTEKYAMMLVGGPLRVVLVTTHIPLKEVPKKLTEETILHKIELAYEACRMLGVKSPAVAVSGLNPHGGEGGLFGREEIEMIGPAVKEAQGRGLNVKGPFPPDVVFRLAYTGRVDMVVAMYHDQGLIPLKMIAFDQGVNITIGLPIIRTSPDHGTAYDIAWGGTARPDSMIEAIKLAVKLSRPE, from the coding sequence ATGGAGAAGAAAAAGATTGCCATAACCATGGGTGACGCCGCCGGCATAGGGCCTGAGGTGGCTGTGAAGGCCGCCCTGTCGGAAGATATACAAAAGATCTGTCATCCCTGCCTGATTGGCGACAGGGAGGTGCTGGATGAGGCCGCCCGGATATCGGGTGTATGTCTCGACCCTGAAAAAACAGAGGTCATACAGCCCCAACCAGTTGAAAGTTTTTTGAGGGGCGGCCCCTCTCCGGAGAGCGGCAAGGCCTCATATATATACATAAAATATGCTGCTGAGGGATGCCTCAGGGGGGATTTTCATGCAATGGTGACTGCACCTGTCTCCAAGGAGGCCCTGAGAATGGCCGGACTGCCATGGCCGGGACATACGGAGATGCTTGCAGAGCTTACCTCAACAGAAAAATATGCAATGATGCTCGTTGGCGGCCCCCTCAGGGTAGTGCTTGTTACAACCCATATTCCCCTCAAAGAGGTCCCAAAAAAACTCACTGAAGAGACAATTCTCCACAAGATTGAGCTTGCCTATGAGGCCTGCAGGATGTTAGGGGTTAAATCTCCTGCCGTGGCAGTATCAGGCCTTAATCCCCACGGGGGGGAGGGAGGGCTCTTTGGCAGGGAAGAGATTGAGATGATAGGGCCTGCAGTTAAAGAGGCACAGGGCAGGGGGCTTAACGTGAAAGGCCCTTTTCCGCCGGATGTTGTCTTCAGACTCGCCTATACAGGCAGGGTGGATATGGTGGTTGCAATGTACCACGACCAGGGACTTATTCCCCTGAAGATGATAGCCTTTGACCAGGGAGTGAATATAACCATAGGGCTCCCGATAATAAGGACTTCTCCGGACCATGGCACAGCCTATGATATAGCCTGGGGTGGCACGGCACGGCCGGACAGCATGATAGAGGCCATTAAACTTGCCGTTAAACTCTCCCGGCCGGAATAA
- a CDS encoding secondary thiamine-phosphate synthase enzyme YjbQ, whose protein sequence is MIKHVNVKTGARVEFIDITPEIERLVEEAGFQEGVCYLHVPHTTAGITVNEGADPSVRRDIIHTLQKIVPRDAGYAHLEGNSDAHIKSSLVGTSTFVLIEQGRLQLGTWQSIFFCEFDGPRHRRVAVKVMGFREP, encoded by the coding sequence ATGATAAAACATGTAAATGTAAAGACAGGGGCAAGGGTTGAGTTCATTGATATTACCCCGGAGATAGAGAGACTCGTTGAGGAAGCGGGGTTCCAGGAGGGTGTCTGTTATCTGCATGTCCCCCATACCACGGCCGGTATTACAGTAAATGAGGGTGCTGACCCGTCTGTCAGGAGGGACATAATCCATACTCTCCAGAAGATTGTTCCCCGTGACGCAGGATATGCCCACCTGGAAGGGAATTCTGATGCCCATATCAAATCGAGCCTTGTCGGCACCTCCACCTTTGTATTGATTGAGCAGGGCCGGTTGCAACTCGGCACCTGGCAGTCAATCTTCTTTTGTGAGTTTGACGGCCCAAGGCACAGAAGGGTTGCAGTGAAGGTTATGGGGTTCAGGGAGCCCTGA
- the lpxK gene encoding tetraacyldisaccharide 4'-kinase has translation MTSLEYLYYLGYSLHRKYRLSAQKRLEGRVVSVGNLTVGGTGKTPTAIAIAREAINRNLRPCILTRGYKGVGRGSVIVSKGDRLLASWSEAGDEAILMAERLKGAWVIKDSNRYRAGLIASNRDIFILDDGFQHWRLHRDTDILIVDATNPFGNGRMIPLGRLREPVAEMKRADIIIINKTRKKEYELEKTIRRYNEKAAVFYADYRVEGLVALDGRALSTDTLKEKRVFAFAGIGNPGQFLSLLDELGASVVGHKAFRDHYCYRVRDIKKIIKRVREARAEIVVTTEKDMVKLRGLLSDTELRDILAVKISLEVNSSEFYDIIFKGLGPEIR, from the coding sequence ATGACATCTCTTGAATACCTCTATTATCTGGGGTACTCCCTTCACAGGAAGTACAGGCTTTCAGCGCAGAAGAGGCTTGAAGGGAGGGTCGTGAGCGTTGGTAACCTCACAGTTGGAGGTACGGGCAAGACCCCAACGGCAATCGCCATTGCCAGGGAGGCCATCAACAGAAATCTCAGGCCCTGTATCCTAACAAGGGGGTATAAGGGTGTTGGAAGAGGCTCTGTGATAGTCAGTAAGGGTGACAGACTCCTTGCCTCATGGTCTGAGGCAGGGGATGAGGCAATCCTGATGGCTGAGCGGCTTAAAGGCGCCTGGGTGATAAAGGACTCAAACCGATACAGGGCAGGGCTTATAGCCAGCAACAGGGATATATTCATCCTGGATGACGGGTTTCAGCACTGGAGGCTGCACAGGGATACAGATATACTCATTGTTGATGCTACCAACCCCTTTGGAAACGGAAGAATGATCCCCCTGGGAAGACTGAGAGAACCGGTTGCCGAGATGAAGAGGGCGGACATCATTATAATCAATAAGACAAGGAAGAAGGAATATGAGCTGGAGAAGACCATCAGGAGGTATAATGAAAAAGCCGCTGTTTTCTATGCGGATTATCGTGTGGAGGGGCTTGTTGCCCTGGATGGCAGGGCACTTTCGACTGACACGCTGAAAGAGAAGAGGGTTTTTGCCTTTGCAGGCATTGGCAATCCGGGACAGTTCCTGAGTCTGCTTGACGAACTTGGCGCATCTGTTGTTGGGCACAAGGCCTTCAGGGACCACTACTGCTACAGGGTCAGGGATATTAAAAAGATAATAAAAAGGGTTCGGGAGGCGCGGGCTGAGATTGTTGTCACAACTGAAAAGGATATGGTGAAACTCAGAGGATTGCTGTCAGACACGGAGTTGAGGGATATCCTGGCCGTGAAAATATCTCTTGAGGTAAATAGCAGCGAGTTTTATGATATCATATTCAAAGGGCTTGGCCCGGAGATCCGATAA
- the rsxC gene encoding electron transport complex subunit RsxC, translating into MALLTFKGGVHPPDHKELSSGIPIKEASSPSRVLIQLSQHIGAPCKCTVQIGQEVKKGDLIGEPTGFVSAPVHTSVSGKVVALMDIPNAMGRMVPAVIIDNNGKEEWTQLRDNPDYMKLSPEELKEKVKDAGIVGMGGATFPTHVKLSPPKEKPIDVVIINGAECEPYLTADHRLMVETPSDIIEGLKILMKVLGVSKGYVGIENNKPDAIEKMKEASSGEANIEVAELEVKYPQGAEKMLIKAIIDREVPAGGLPMDIGVVVQNVGTAVAVFEACRYGKPLIERVVTVTGLGVKNPGNLRARVGTPVRELIEACGGFNNSPAKVILGGPMMGFAQYTIDVPVAKGTSGVLVMSEEEHSTSDKYGPCIRCGSCIDVCPMGLMPSMLSILSEKGFYEETKEYNLLDCFECGTCTYVCPSKRPIVQFVRLSKSLIKR; encoded by the coding sequence ATGGCACTTCTAACTTTTAAGGGCGGAGTTCATCCCCCGGACCACAAGGAATTATCCTCAGGCATTCCCATAAAAGAGGCCTCTTCACCTTCACGGGTACTTATTCAACTGAGCCAGCATATAGGGGCACCCTGCAAATGTACTGTACAGATAGGGCAGGAGGTCAAGAAGGGAGATTTGATCGGAGAACCCACAGGTTTTGTCTCGGCTCCTGTTCATACTTCTGTCTCCGGCAAGGTGGTTGCTCTGATGGACATACCGAATGCAATGGGAAGAATGGTACCTGCAGTCATAATAGACAACAACGGCAAAGAGGAGTGGACCCAGCTCAGGGACAACCCTGACTACATGAAACTCTCTCCGGAAGAATTAAAGGAAAAGGTAAAGGATGCGGGAATTGTAGGCATGGGTGGCGCCACATTTCCGACCCATGTAAAGCTCTCGCCCCCCAAGGAAAAACCCATTGATGTGGTCATCATAAACGGGGCGGAATGTGAGCCCTACCTGACGGCAGACCACAGGTTGATGGTGGAAACACCTTCAGACATAATAGAGGGCCTGAAGATTTTAATGAAGGTTCTGGGGGTAAGCAAGGGTTATGTGGGGATCGAAAACAACAAACCCGATGCCATAGAAAAGATGAAAGAGGCCTCTTCAGGCGAAGCGAACATAGAGGTAGCGGAGCTTGAGGTTAAATACCCTCAGGGTGCTGAAAAAATGCTGATAAAGGCCATTATAGACAGGGAGGTACCGGCTGGTGGACTGCCAATGGATATTGGCGTGGTTGTCCAGAATGTCGGCACTGCCGTTGCCGTGTTTGAGGCCTGCCGTTATGGCAAGCCCCTTATTGAGCGGGTAGTGACTGTCACAGGGCTTGGGGTGAAGAATCCCGGCAACCTCAGGGCAAGAGTCGGCACCCCGGTAAGGGAGTTGATTGAAGCATGCGGTGGTTTCAATAACAGTCCTGCAAAGGTTATACTTGGAGGCCCGATGATGGGGTTTGCCCAGTATACAATTGATGTGCCTGTTGCAAAGGGGACATCAGGTGTCCTGGTCATGTCCGAGGAGGAGCATAGCACTTCAGACAAGTACGGCCCCTGCATAAGGTGCGGTAGCTGCATAGACGTCTGTCCTATGGGCCTTATGCCGTCCATGCTCAGCATATTGTCTGAAAAAGGTTTTTATGAGGAGACAAAGGAGTACAACCTCCTTGACTGTTTTGAGTGCGGAACCTGCACCTACGTCTGTCCGTCAAAAAGGCCTATTGTTCAGTTTGTTAGGCTTTCAAAATCATTGATTAAGAGGTAA
- a CDS encoding RnfABCDGE type electron transport complex subunit D has product MAVAKKEQELIVTVSPHIRNDETVSRIMWTVSLSLLPAFVFGAYFFGPRALYVTALCIVGSFFSEWLVEKMTGKEITIRDGSAFLTGLLLGMNLPSSAPFYIPLVSSFVAVAITKQLFGGLGYNIFNPALIGRAFALIAWPRAMTTWFEPTAAFVGLDAKTTATPLAILKEGGMQKIIEVFGDKMNLYTDLLIGHRAGSLGETSVIALLIGGAFLLYKRYITWHIPISFLATVALMAWIFGGREGFFTGDPILHLLSGGLILGAFFMATDYVTCPSTRTGQIIFGIGCGLLAILIRLKAGYPEGVMFAILLMNCFSPLIDRNMKSKVFGLAKEAQQ; this is encoded by the coding sequence ATGGCAGTGGCAAAGAAAGAACAGGAATTGATAGTAACTGTTAGTCCTCACATCAGAAACGATGAGACGGTCAGCAGGATTATGTGGACAGTGAGTCTCAGCCTGTTGCCGGCTTTTGTATTCGGGGCGTATTTCTTTGGTCCAAGGGCACTTTATGTAACCGCATTGTGTATAGTCGGGTCTTTTTTCAGTGAATGGCTGGTAGAGAAGATGACCGGCAAGGAGATAACAATCAGAGACGGAAGTGCCTTTCTGACAGGCCTGCTCCTGGGAATGAACCTGCCGTCCAGCGCCCCTTTCTACATTCCCCTGGTGAGCTCCTTTGTGGCAGTAGCTATAACCAAACAGCTATTCGGGGGACTTGGTTACAACATATTCAACCCCGCTCTTATAGGCCGTGCCTTTGCCCTAATCGCCTGGCCAAGGGCAATGACAACATGGTTTGAACCGACCGCTGCATTTGTCGGGCTTGATGCAAAGACGACTGCAACCCCCCTTGCAATCCTGAAGGAAGGAGGAATGCAGAAAATTATCGAGGTTTTTGGCGACAAGATGAACCTCTATACAGACCTGTTAATCGGTCACAGGGCAGGCTCACTTGGGGAAACCTCCGTGATTGCACTCCTTATCGGCGGGGCCTTTCTCCTTTACAAGAGATACATCACCTGGCATATACCCATTTCTTTTCTTGCAACCGTAGCTCTTATGGCATGGATATTCGGAGGCAGAGAGGGGTTCTTTACCGGAGACCCCATTCTACATCTCTTAAGCGGAGGCTTGATCCTCGGTGCCTTTTTCATGGCCACTGATTATGTAACCTGCCCCTCTACCCGAACCGGACAGATAATTTTTGGTATTGGCTGTGGATTGCTTGCAATCCTGATCAGGTTAAAGGCAGGATATCCAGAGGGGGTAATGTTTGCTATACTCCTGATGAACTGTTTTTCACCGTTGATTGACAGAAACATGAAGTCGAAGGTGTTTGGACTTGCAAAGGAGGCCCAACAATGA
- a CDS encoding FMN-binding protein: MTFKDILKITMNLVVLYLAGGLLLAAVYAKTSPIIFKKNEQEKKEALQKMMPEADVIEKLGDWYPHEKHAEYFVAKKCGELKIKKIKDEETGKVKEEKECINPRPIGYIVQTFGKGYSSYINILFSVDNNFRVQKIDILHHAETPGLGDEIVLDYFKNRFKGKDIDHLKVLKKETTEYIQAITGATISSRAVAEDGVRNGLEFLEKALKGEVKHEPSASREG, from the coding sequence ATGACCTTTAAGGATATCCTTAAGATAACCATGAACCTTGTGGTATTATATCTTGCAGGTGGCCTCTTGCTGGCTGCTGTATATGCAAAAACGTCCCCTATTATCTTTAAGAAGAACGAACAGGAGAAGAAAGAGGCCCTGCAGAAGATGATGCCGGAGGCCGACGTTATCGAGAAACTGGGCGACTGGTACCCCCATGAAAAACATGCGGAGTACTTTGTGGCAAAGAAGTGCGGGGAGCTAAAGATAAAAAAGATTAAGGATGAAGAGACCGGCAAAGTGAAAGAAGAAAAGGAGTGTATCAATCCACGCCCGATTGGATACATCGTTCAGACCTTTGGAAAGGGCTATTCAAGTTATATAAACATCCTTTTCTCTGTTGATAATAATTTCAGGGTACAGAAGATAGACATCCTTCACCATGCTGAAACACCGGGTCTTGGGGATGAAATAGTGCTTGATTACTTCAAAAATCGTTTTAAGGGTAAAGACATTGACCATTTGAAGGTCTTAAAGAAAGAGACTACCGAATACATTCAGGCCATTACCGGAGCAACCATTTCATCAAGGGCTGTTGCTGAAGACGGTGTAAGAAATGGGCTGGAGTTTTTAGAAAAAGCCCTGAAAGGAGAGGTGAAGCATGAGCCATCAGCATCAAGAGAAGGTTAG
- the rsxE gene encoding electron transport complex subunit RsxE, translating into MSHQHQEKVSYWAIVKNGIIKENTIFRLVISLCPAIAVTNSVKNGFLLGAAVVFVQAMVNSTVALLRNFIHPRIRIPIFMLIISGWVTVVDMLMAAYARAAYKEIGLYIQIIVAFASILARAEVFASKNKVGASFFDGIGSGLGFLVALVTISFFRELLGKGTLIGFTIVPVKPMLIMILPAGGFLVTGLLMGFFNWIDMKFYGGKGAGGVGGH; encoded by the coding sequence ATGAGCCATCAGCATCAAGAGAAGGTTAGTTACTGGGCAATAGTAAAGAATGGAATAATCAAGGAAAATACCATCTTCAGGCTTGTCATCAGCCTTTGTCCGGCTATAGCCGTTACCAACAGTGTAAAGAATGGTTTTTTATTAGGCGCTGCCGTGGTATTTGTTCAGGCTATGGTTAACTCAACAGTAGCCCTTTTGAGAAACTTTATCCATCCCAGGATCAGGATCCCGATATTTATGCTCATCATCTCAGGCTGGGTTACAGTTGTTGATATGCTTATGGCTGCCTATGCACGGGCTGCATACAAGGAGATTGGGCTCTACATCCAGATAATCGTTGCCTTTGCCTCCATCCTTGCACGTGCTGAGGTGTTTGCGAGCAAGAACAAGGTTGGAGCATCATTTTTCGATGGAATCGGATCAGGCCTTGGCTTTCTCGTAGCCCTTGTTACCATCAGTTTCTTCAGAGAACTTTTGGGTAAAGGCACCCTTATCGGATTTACCATAGTACCGGTCAAACCTATGCTTATCATGATCCTGCCTGCAGGTGGCTTTCTGGTAACAGGCCTGCTGATGGGATTCTTCAACTGGATTGATATGAAGTTTTACGGCGGAAAGGGTGCAGGAGGCGTCGGTGGACACTGA
- a CDS encoding Rnf-Nqr domain containing protein, whose amino-acid sequence MMEKEFLKLFELFIAASVINNFVFTRFLGLCIFFGVSKKMETAIGMSITFTAVMVVSAALSWLVFFYIMIPLEITFLKIVIFIGIVAAFVQASDTIMRKISPGLYYKLGVYLALIATNCIIIAVPLINAGEKHTFIESLVFGLGSGIGFGLALTIMASIREKLELADVPRPFRGMPIAWVTTALIALAFTGFSGLITL is encoded by the coding sequence ATGATGGAAAAGGAATTCTTAAAACTTTTTGAGCTGTTTATAGCAGCCTCGGTCATAAACAATTTTGTCTTTACAAGGTTTCTCGGTCTCTGTATCTTCTTTGGTGTTTCAAAGAAGATGGAGACGGCAATCGGGATGAGCATAACATTTACAGCAGTCATGGTTGTTTCTGCAGCATTGAGTTGGCTTGTCTTTTTCTATATAATGATTCCCCTTGAGATTACGTTCCTGAAGATAGTTATTTTTATAGGAATTGTTGCTGCCTTTGTTCAGGCATCAGATACAATAATGAGGAAGATAAGTCCGGGATTATACTATAAGTTGGGTGTTTATCTTGCCCTTATCGCAACTAACTGTATCATTATTGCAGTTCCCTTGATAAATGCCGGAGAAAAGCATACCTTTATCGAGAGTCTTGTGTTCGGTCTTGGCTCCGGAATAGGTTTTGGTCTGGCGCTGACCATAATGGCAAGTATCCGCGAAAAGCTTGAGCTTGCAGATGTGCCGAGGCCCTTCAGGGGCATGCCGATTGCCTGGGTTACTACAGCTTTGATAGCACTGGCATTTACAGGTTTTTCAGGACTGATAACGCTATAA